The proteins below come from a single Fodinicurvata sp. EGI_FJ10296 genomic window:
- a CDS encoding response regulator transcription factor — protein sequence MAQTVLIIDDDTRLTAMLAGYLSDAGYTVHREATATAGLAAADRTAPDAVILDIMLPDGDGFDICRRIRASSDVPIVMLTARGDETDRIVGLEIGADDYLPKPFSPRELLARLRAVMRRRQAGPDSAAPAPLRFGRLEIDRAARTVRVDGQERVLTSHQFDLLVALAQRPGRVLTREHLMDLVRGVEFDAFDRSIDVHISRIRQAVETDPKHPRRIITVRGAGYVFAGLQDEGDQA from the coding sequence ATGGCGCAGACGGTGCTGATCATCGATGACGACACGCGTCTGACCGCCATGCTGGCCGGCTATCTTTCCGATGCGGGCTATACCGTCCACCGCGAGGCCACGGCCACGGCGGGTCTCGCGGCGGCCGACCGGACGGCACCTGATGCCGTCATCCTCGACATCATGCTGCCCGACGGCGACGGATTCGATATCTGTCGCCGGATCCGGGCAAGTTCGGACGTGCCGATCGTCATGCTGACGGCGCGCGGCGACGAAACCGACCGCATCGTCGGTCTGGAAATCGGGGCCGACGACTATCTGCCCAAGCCGTTCAGCCCGCGCGAACTTCTGGCCCGGCTGCGCGCGGTCATGCGGCGGCGACAGGCCGGACCGGACAGCGCGGCGCCGGCGCCGTTGCGTTTTGGCCGGCTGGAGATCGACCGCGCCGCCCGCACGGTTCGGGTCGACGGTCAGGAACGGGTGCTGACCAGTCACCAGTTCGACCTGCTGGTCGCGCTGGCCCAGCGACCCGGGCGCGTGCTGACCAGAGAACATCTGATGGATCTGGTCCGGGGTGTCGAATTCGATGCCTTCGACCGGTCGATCGACGTTCATATCTCGCGGATCCGTCAGGCCGTCGAAACCGACCCGAAACATCCCCGGCGAATCATCACTGTCAGGGGCGCGGGGTATGTCTTCGCCGGGTTGCAGGACGAGGGCGATCAGGCATGA
- a CDS encoding Spy/CpxP family protein refolding chaperone has translation MTDMENANAEGTGSQKNVVPARRRYRYLAISAVALTAVVGAGTIAVAAGPMSGGPGMGPAHMDSEHGGFGHMSPAHMGWGDMGRGGRGDRGERQMERMLDEIDATPEQREALEGIMDSAHEEMGAMFEEMRGTRAEMAEVLGAAEIDRDAAEELRAERIAAMDAASQRMLNSLLDAAEVLTPEQRVELMEMMEEHGPRRGR, from the coding sequence ATGACCGACATGGAAAACGCAAACGCCGAAGGCACCGGTTCCCAAAAGAACGTGGTTCCGGCACGCCGGCGCTATCGCTATCTCGCCATCAGTGCCGTGGCGTTGACCGCCGTCGTCGGCGCCGGAACCATCGCGGTGGCCGCCGGCCCGATGTCCGGTGGCCCCGGCATGGGGCCCGCCCACATGGATTCCGAACATGGGGGTTTCGGGCATATGAGTCCCGCCCATATGGGCTGGGGTGATATGGGCCGTGGCGGTCGAGGTGACAGGGGCGAGCGTCAAATGGAGCGCATGCTCGATGAAATCGACGCGACTCCCGAACAGCGCGAGGCACTGGAAGGCATCATGGACTCGGCTCATGAAGAAATGGGCGCGATGTTCGAGGAAATGCGCGGCACCCGCGCGGAGATGGCCGAGGTGCTGGGCGCAGCGGAAATCGATCGCGACGCTGCGGAAGAACTGCGGGCCGAGCGGATCGCGGCAATGGATGCTGCTTCGCAGCGAATGCTGAACAGCCTGCTCGACGCCGCCGAGGTCTTGACGCCGGAGCAACGAGTGGAATTGATGGAGATGATGGAGGAGCACGGCCCTCGCCGCGGGCGGTAA
- a CDS encoding glycosyl hydrolase family 8, translating to MMKFSAMAAIAGSIAPIGGRPAVASELEWSFWKGAYTEAGRVIDGPQGDVSHSEGQGYGMLLALAYNDRPAFDSYLDWAISTLRVRDDGLFAWRWRPGAEPAIADTNNASDGDLLIAWAAARAAARFQDQYYMDLASSLAETLIARCMATDPATGRRFLLPAVEGFQRDEGPVLNPSYIVLPALRELAAATGIAELGQLADDGSAILADLAADGLPPDWVQMTADGPVPAADLSNNAGYDALRVPLYLIWDGQGDHPAVIRWHEIWSRAGGEAMPTVVEAGTGAVLEESPNPGYRATPAVVSCILGDARGAALPRVTLEEPYFPATLSLLSRVAQREKWPRCAPL from the coding sequence ATGATGAAATTCTCCGCAATGGCGGCGATTGCGGGGTCGATCGCACCCATTGGTGGCCGGCCCGCCGTGGCCAGCGAACTCGAATGGAGCTTCTGGAAGGGTGCCTATACCGAGGCAGGGCGCGTCATAGACGGGCCGCAGGGCGATGTCAGCCATTCCGAAGGGCAGGGGTATGGCATGCTGCTAGCCCTCGCTTACAATGACCGTCCCGCCTTCGACTCGTATCTGGACTGGGCGATTTCGACACTGCGCGTTCGCGATGACGGGCTGTTTGCCTGGCGGTGGCGGCCCGGCGCAGAACCGGCGATTGCCGATACCAACAACGCGTCGGATGGCGATCTGCTGATCGCGTGGGCGGCGGCGCGGGCGGCAGCCCGGTTTCAGGACCAATACTATATGGACCTGGCATCATCGCTGGCCGAAACCCTGATCGCGCGTTGCATGGCCACCGATCCGGCGACGGGCCGGCGCTTTCTGCTGCCGGCCGTCGAGGGCTTTCAACGCGACGAGGGGCCTGTTCTCAACCCGTCTTATATCGTCCTGCCCGCGCTGCGCGAACTGGCAGCCGCCACCGGCATTGCCGAACTCGGACAACTGGCTGACGATGGATCGGCGATTCTGGCCGATCTGGCGGCCGACGGCCTGCCGCCAGACTGGGTGCAGATGACCGCCGATGGTCCGGTCCCGGCGGCGGATCTGTCGAACAATGCCGGCTATGACGCGTTGCGGGTGCCGTTGTACCTGATCTGGGATGGACAGGGCGACCATCCGGCTGTTATCCGCTGGCACGAGATATGGTCTCGTGCCGGGGGTGAAGCCATGCCGACAGTGGTCGAGGCCGGAACCGGCGCCGTGCTTGAGGAAAGCCCCAATCCGGGCTATCGGGCGACGCCGGCAGTGGTGTCCTGCATATTGGGTGATGCGCGCGGTGCGGCATTGCCGAGGGTGACGCTCGAAGAGCCCTATTTCCCGGCGACGCTGTCCCTGCTTTCCCGCGTCGCACAACGAGAAAAGTGGCCGAGATGCGCCCCCCTCTGA
- a CDS encoding cellulose biosynthesis cyclic di-GMP-binding regulatory protein BcsB: MKSLFRNRRSIGAGARAAIAVSAILAIAPPGAVAQQGQVVRGNDFEALDSIMIPLPGQSAETGPTGGPVNDLRPEIPSMPSQSEGSTAATDGPIGVPDLRIENPPGTDGPVQQTLAPPAFGTGSSPVAGGAAFPGIESPLLPVGGMDTARSDARIVGEAPAARFHLFAESVPRAPRLQIHYQTAVDILPTASELSVFVNGVFVGAFRPDASLRPRNVALDVPRETLTVGRNIVEIRGRQRHRVACSAEAGFDLWASIDPGQSGLMATGGQQESGPAGGSDFDTPVGPASLAIATARTIADGRPIAVSFQDGASIDAVRAAIAAAEEIGVLMGGRVPDYVVRADPFASPGEAADHVRIRLFPAERNAVRIARGGDGAVVLAVDYTDGNAAEAIRSAFPMTAVPEALTPMTGRAVSFAAFDGPDIQVSERYRREDIAFRLPEDWLVENDRQAEISLDYAFVRGLPEGSQLVLSVNDSTIRLLPLDRGGGQPIDGFPIRFPARLLSPGPNAVTVEIRIPGRSETSACPDILAAESPPMAAVFRTSTLTIPDGSPFRSTPNLAPLTSPPGAPDRTVITVDATPGAPDRLERLLTVAGALSSSLGEAAGIRVGETGEWGESTTAGVALRVVRPVDLTEADLAGFGLTLADVLPRLATGGGRLPSVFDAADAAQGDVPPMEALRRSGLIPRADTATPARFTDPRDNGDSARQYWDRADSETTDDGRDAGLLNRLMIQVSGLPNRLWRFAGSLGWVTSSDPAMLMASLDEPASSMILDRASDSGRTILVVADGPEQLRRTANAMATGISGGGPRGAFALVSADGRWINYSGGARTVEQTGAISIAGVFPAAGTLASAYPVGFIILVLAALALAAVATSRIFARLGDRGDH, from the coding sequence ATGAAGTCGCTTTTCCGGAACCGGAGATCGATCGGTGCCGGTGCCCGTGCCGCGATTGCCGTATCGGCCATTTTGGCGATCGCGCCGCCGGGAGCCGTAGCCCAGCAGGGACAGGTCGTGAGGGGCAACGATTTCGAGGCACTGGATTCGATCATGATTCCGCTGCCCGGCCAGTCGGCGGAAACCGGCCCGACGGGCGGCCCGGTCAACGATCTGCGGCCTGAAATTCCCTCGATGCCGTCGCAATCCGAAGGCTCGACCGCCGCCACCGACGGGCCAATCGGTGTGCCGGATTTGCGGATCGAAAACCCGCCCGGTACCGACGGTCCGGTCCAGCAAACGCTGGCGCCCCCTGCTTTCGGCACCGGGTCCAGCCCCGTTGCCGGGGGCGCCGCGTTCCCGGGTATCGAAAGCCCGCTTTTGCCGGTCGGCGGGATGGACACCGCACGGTCTGACGCCCGCATCGTCGGTGAAGCCCCGGCAGCGCGATTCCACCTGTTCGCTGAATCTGTACCGCGCGCCCCGCGCCTGCAGATTCATTATCAGACGGCCGTGGATATCCTGCCCACGGCCTCTGAGTTGTCGGTATTCGTCAACGGTGTTTTCGTCGGCGCCTTTCGGCCCGATGCCTCGCTGCGCCCGCGCAATGTCGCACTGGATGTGCCGAGAGAAACCCTGACTGTCGGCCGGAACATCGTCGAAATCCGTGGCCGTCAACGCCACCGCGTGGCTTGCAGCGCCGAAGCCGGCTTCGACCTTTGGGCCAGCATCGATCCCGGGCAGAGCGGACTTATGGCGACGGGTGGACAGCAGGAGAGCGGACCGGCGGGAGGTTCTGATTTCGACACGCCTGTCGGTCCGGCGTCGCTGGCCATCGCGACGGCGCGGACGATCGCCGACGGGCGCCCGATCGCCGTATCGTTTCAGGACGGGGCCAGCATCGACGCGGTGCGCGCAGCGATTGCGGCGGCGGAAGAAATCGGCGTGCTGATGGGCGGCCGCGTTCCGGATTATGTCGTTCGCGCCGATCCTTTTGCCAGTCCGGGGGAGGCTGCGGACCATGTGCGCATTCGGCTGTTTCCGGCCGAGCGCAACGCCGTCCGGATCGCACGCGGTGGCGACGGCGCCGTCGTGCTGGCCGTGGACTATACGGACGGAAATGCCGCCGAGGCCATTCGGTCCGCGTTTCCGATGACTGCGGTGCCCGAGGCGCTCACGCCGATGACCGGCCGCGCCGTCTCCTTTGCCGCGTTCGATGGGCCGGATATCCAGGTTTCGGAACGCTATCGCCGCGAGGATATCGCGTTCCGGCTGCCGGAGGATTGGCTGGTCGAGAACGATCGCCAGGCCGAAATCTCGTTGGACTATGCCTTTGTGCGGGGATTGCCCGAGGGCAGTCAGCTCGTCCTTTCGGTCAATGACAGCACGATCCGGCTGCTGCCGTTGGATCGTGGCGGCGGGCAGCCAATCGACGGCTTTCCGATCCGGTTCCCGGCGCGCCTGCTGTCGCCGGGCCCGAATGCCGTCACGGTCGAAATACGCATTCCCGGCCGCTCGGAGACATCGGCCTGCCCGGACATTCTCGCGGCGGAAAGCCCGCCGATGGCGGCGGTGTTCCGGACCTCGACGCTGACCATTCCCGACGGATCCCCCTTCAGGTCGACGCCGAACCTGGCGCCGCTGACATCGCCGCCGGGCGCGCCCGATCGAACGGTGATCACGGTCGATGCCACGCCCGGCGCCCCCGACCGCCTTGAGCGGCTGCTGACGGTTGCCGGGGCGCTGTCGTCCTCACTCGGTGAAGCCGCGGGTATCCGGGTCGGTGAAACGGGAGAATGGGGCGAATCGACGACGGCGGGCGTCGCGCTCCGGGTGGTGCGGCCTGTCGATTTGACCGAAGCCGACCTGGCGGGCTTCGGTCTGACACTGGCCGATGTCCTGCCGCGTCTGGCGACGGGCGGCGGCCGATTGCCGTCAGTATTCGATGCGGCCGACGCGGCGCAGGGGGACGTCCCGCCGATGGAAGCCCTGCGCCGATCGGGGCTGATTCCGCGCGCCGACACCGCCACGCCCGCGCGATTCACCGATCCGCGTGATAACGGCGATTCCGCCAGACAATATTGGGACCGCGCGGACTCCGAAACGACCGACGACGGTCGCGATGCCGGCCTGCTGAACCGGCTGATGATCCAGGTGTCGGGCCTGCCGAATCGGTTGTGGCGTTTCGCCGGTTCGCTCGGCTGGGTCACCAGTTCTGACCCGGCCATGCTGATGGCGTCTTTGGACGAACCGGCGTCGTCGATGATTCTCGATCGAGCGAGCGATAGCGGCCGAACGATTCTCGTCGTGGCGGACGGTCCTGAGCAGTTGCGCCGGACGGCCAATGCCATGGCGACAGGGATATCCGGCGGCGGGCCGCGCGGGGCCTTTGCCCTTGTGTCCGCCGATGGCCGGTGGATCAACTATAGCGGCGGCGCCCGAACCGTCGAGCAGACGGGGGCCATTTCGATAGCCGGAGTGTTTCCCGCTGCCGGAACGCTTGCGTCGGCCTATCCCGTGGGGTTCATTATCCTTGTTCTTGCGGCCCTGGCCCTGGCGGCGGTCGCAACGAGCCGGATCTTCGCCCGCCTGGGAGACAGAGGGGATCATTAG
- the bcsA gene encoding UDP-forming cellulose synthase catalytic subunit translates to MMTKSSDFFLVLSLLVVVSPVFALAALPTSWSTQLGVGLVALAVIAMSKPFAHHRVARFVILGAGGFVVLRYAFWRTMETIPWETHGVALTLALLLYAVEMFAIGFFFLTSFVVADPINRPRPNPIKTVAEVPTVDIFVPSYNEPASMLAITLAAAASLRYPAHKLTVYLCDDGGTDQRCNDPDPEKAAAAIERRVQLQGLCRKLGATYLTRLQNTSAKAGNLSAAFARSNSDLIVVFDADHVPTNDFLERTVGYFVQDPRLFLVQTPHYFLNYDPVEKNIGVMNKIPPENEMFYSVIQKGLDKWNASFFCGSGAVMRRVALQENNGFSGESITEDAETALALHARGWKSMYVDRAMLAGLQPETVTSFIAQRSRWAQGMTQIFLLKNPLLQPGLSIAQRLCYTSSSAFWFFPLIRLTFLMAPLIYLFTGFDIYVATVEQFMSYTVIYLAAVLLLQNAMFRKVRWPLISEVYETVLTPYLWRVILSTIRKPRAPTFKVTAKDETLDEDYLAPIASSIFILAGLLAVGVVVALWRWSAFPGDRAIVALVGGWCFFNLLLVVTASGAMCERRQRRRAPRVDLDGAADLILPTGEIISGRLIDISMTGLQVRIPYSDAATRLTAGKEVRIVPAAPRNDARRAIDSVVANVASDGGVIRLGLSFPEEQSAESLRMIARVMFSDSERWHKRRTAILKGPGLLAGLAFFLYFIVVNSTQTLTFIVQQAKRSRSTATTKGDKSVFDAPALPGLDLEPEPAYAGQAGGGQYGGGQYGGWAAQSEGLSPAARHHDPGAPSELDDTQPLRPSVVQPHRRSQPEFTVHDRSAS, encoded by the coding sequence ATGATGACAAAAAGTAGTGATTTTTTTCTTGTTCTGTCCCTGCTTGTGGTGGTCTCGCCGGTGTTCGCCTTGGCGGCATTGCCGACATCATGGTCGACGCAACTGGGCGTCGGTCTGGTCGCGTTGGCCGTCATCGCGATGTCCAAACCGTTCGCACATCATCGGGTAGCCCGCTTCGTCATCCTGGGGGCCGGCGGTTTCGTCGTGCTGCGCTACGCCTTCTGGCGAACGATGGAGACGATTCCCTGGGAAACGCACGGTGTCGCACTGACGCTGGCGCTGCTGCTGTATGCCGTGGAAATGTTTGCGATCGGCTTCTTTTTCCTGACCAGCTTCGTCGTCGCTGATCCGATCAACCGTCCGCGTCCCAACCCGATCAAAACCGTCGCGGAGGTGCCGACGGTCGACATCTTCGTGCCGAGCTACAACGAACCCGCATCGATGCTGGCGATTACGCTGGCGGCGGCGGCGTCACTTCGCTACCCGGCCCACAAGCTTACTGTCTATCTCTGCGACGACGGCGGCACCGACCAGCGCTGCAACGATCCCGATCCGGAAAAGGCTGCTGCCGCCATAGAGCGGCGGGTCCAGCTACAGGGCCTCTGCCGCAAACTCGGCGCGACTTATCTGACGCGCCTCCAGAACACCAGCGCCAAGGCCGGCAACCTGTCGGCCGCGTTCGCCCGCTCCAACAGCGATCTTATCGTGGTGTTCGACGCCGATCATGTCCCGACCAACGATTTCCTGGAGCGGACCGTGGGGTATTTCGTTCAGGACCCGCGACTGTTCCTGGTCCAGACCCCGCATTATTTCCTCAACTACGATCCGGTTGAAAAAAACATCGGCGTGATGAACAAGATCCCGCCGGAAAACGAGATGTTCTACTCGGTCATTCAAAAGGGCCTGGACAAGTGGAATGCTTCGTTCTTCTGCGGGTCGGGCGCGGTCATGCGCCGGGTCGCGCTTCAGGAGAACAACGGCTTTTCCGGCGAAAGCATCACCGAAGACGCCGAGACCGCGCTTGCGCTGCACGCCCGCGGCTGGAAGAGCATGTATGTCGATCGGGCCATGCTGGCGGGCCTGCAGCCCGAGACGGTGACGTCGTTCATTGCACAGCGATCGCGGTGGGCGCAGGGCATGACCCAGATATTCCTGCTGAAGAACCCGCTGTTGCAGCCCGGCCTGAGTATCGCGCAACGCCTGTGTTATACGTCGTCGTCGGCCTTCTGGTTCTTCCCGTTGATCCGGCTGACGTTTCTGATGGCGCCGCTGATCTACCTGTTTACCGGCTTCGACATCTATGTGGCCACCGTCGAACAGTTCATGTCGTACACGGTCATTTATCTGGCGGCCGTCCTTCTGCTGCAGAACGCCATGTTCCGCAAGGTCCGATGGCCGCTGATATCCGAGGTGTACGAAACGGTGCTGACGCCCTATCTCTGGCGTGTGATCCTGTCGACGATCCGCAAGCCCAGGGCGCCGACGTTCAAGGTCACGGCCAAGGATGAAACCCTGGACGAAGATTACCTTGCGCCGATCGCCAGTTCGATATTCATCCTTGCCGGATTGCTTGCCGTCGGCGTGGTCGTGGCGCTGTGGCGGTGGTCGGCTTTTCCCGGCGACCGGGCGATCGTGGCGTTGGTCGGCGGCTGGTGTTTCTTCAACCTGTTGCTGGTCGTCACCGCGAGCGGGGCCATGTGCGAGCGCCGTCAGCGGCGCCGGGCACCGCGAGTCGACCTGGACGGCGCCGCTGATCTCATACTGCCGACCGGCGAGATCATCAGCGGACGTCTGATCGATATCTCGATGACCGGGCTGCAGGTCCGCATCCCCTATTCCGACGCCGCGACCCGGTTGACGGCGGGCAAGGAGGTCCGCATCGTCCCCGCCGCCCCCCGCAACGATGCGCGGCGGGCGATCGATAGCGTGGTGGCCAATGTGGCATCGGATGGCGGCGTCATCCGGCTCGGGTTGTCCTTTCCTGAAGAGCAGTCGGCGGAGAGCCTGCGCATGATTGCGCGGGTGATGTTCTCGGACAGCGAACGCTGGCACAAGCGCCGCACGGCCATACTCAAGGGACCGGGTCTGCTGGCGGGTCTCGCCTTCTTCCTGTATTTCATCGTCGTCAACAGCACACAAACGCTGACCTTTATCGTGCAGCAGGCAAAACGGTCCAGATCGACCGCGACCACGAAGGGCGACAAGAGCGTCTTTGACGCGCCCGCTCTGCCCGGCCTGGATCTCGAACCTGAGCCGGCATATGCCGGTCAGGCTGGAGGCGGTCAGTACGGGGGCGGGCAGTACGGGGGCTGGGCGGCGCAGTCCGAGGGGCTTTCGCCCGCCGCGCGGCATCACGACCCGGGGGCGCCGTCCGAACTGGACGACACCCAGCCGCTCCGCCCGTCAGTGGTGCAGCCGCATCGCCGATCGCAGCCCGAATTCACCGTTCACGACAGGTCTGCATCATGA
- a CDS encoding oligopeptide/dipeptide ABC transporter ATP-binding protein — translation MSDRFDRPHDAASPLLSVDDLARHHPIPGTGLMGQKSVFKAVDGVSFDVNSSEVYGVVGESGCGKSTLARMIMALEPAQRGTVRFRGEDLFALSGRRLKAIRRGFQMVFQDPYGSLDPRQTVARIVAEPLRLETGRLSSADRRQRVDEALAAVGLAPRDGDKYPHEFSGGQRQRIAIARALITRPALIVADEPVSALDVSVQAQVLNLLLDLRDQYQLAYVLISHNLAVVEQVCDRLAVMYLGHFVETGATADIFAAPAHPYTRMLLAAMPGLDPSRRRERRQIADPAPPPPDGCPFAPRCAFATGRCLNEPPPLRDVAAGHKAACHHAERVMADAQPDQAALR, via the coding sequence ATGAGCGACCGATTTGACCGCCCGCACGATGCGGCGTCGCCGCTTTTGTCGGTGGACGATCTGGCGCGCCACCATCCGATTCCGGGTACGGGACTGATGGGGCAAAAATCCGTGTTCAAGGCCGTCGACGGCGTCAGCTTCGACGTGAATTCGAGCGAAGTTTATGGCGTCGTTGGTGAAAGCGGGTGCGGGAAATCGACACTGGCCCGTATGATCATGGCGCTGGAACCGGCGCAACGCGGCACCGTCCGGTTTCGGGGCGAGGATCTGTTCGCGTTGTCGGGGCGCCGGCTCAAGGCGATCCGGCGCGGTTTTCAAATGGTTTTCCAGGACCCGTATGGATCGCTTGATCCGCGCCAGACGGTCGCGCGGATCGTCGCGGAGCCTCTGCGCCTGGAAACGGGAAGACTATCGTCGGCCGACCGGCGCCAGCGCGTCGACGAGGCGCTGGCGGCGGTGGGGCTGGCGCCGCGCGACGGCGACAAGTATCCGCATGAATTCTCAGGCGGACAACGCCAGCGCATCGCCATCGCGCGGGCGCTGATTACCCGTCCGGCCCTGATCGTCGCCGACGAACCCGTTTCGGCGCTGGACGTGTCGGTTCAGGCCCAGGTGCTCAATCTGCTGCTCGACCTTCGCGACCAGTACCAATTGGCCTATGTCCTGATCAGCCATAATCTGGCGGTGGTGGAGCAGGTCTGCGACCGGCTGGCGGTCATGTATCTCGGCCATTTTGTCGAGACGGGCGCAACGGCGGACATCTTTGCGGCCCCGGCCCATCCCTATACCCGCATGCTGCTGGCGGCGATGCCCGGTCTCGATCCGTCCCGCCGACGCGAGCGGCGCCAAATCGCCGACCCGGCGCCGCCGCCGCCCGATGGGTGCCCATTTGCACCGCGCTGTGCGTTCGCGACCGGCCGATGCCTGAACGAGCCGCCGCCGCTGCGCGACGTGGCGGCCGGGCACAAAGCCGCGTGCCACCACGCCGAGAGGGTCATGGCCGACGCACAGCCGGATCAGGCGGCGCTACGATAG
- a CDS encoding ABC transporter ATP-binding protein: protein MLSVENLGVHVRTADGRLALVEDITFSLAAGRTLGIVGESGSGKSMLSLAIIGLLPGGVETTGRVMLDGEELTALSEAQMCHRRGKSIGMIFQEPMTALNPVMTVGDQIAEGLVWHEGITRRAARAVALDLLNKVGLPEASRRLDDYPHELSGGQRQRVGIAIALACRPKLLIADEPTTALDVTVQAQILDLLHDLVSEMNMGLILVSHDLGVIAETSDETMVMYAGSAVERGATPPIFASPAHPYTRGLFKAMPGRQGPRAGRMATIPGSVPDPSDRPPGCRFAPRCPFAIPACSAEFPGWYSIDGGLVEEGWHARCIRLDDVRREDAHIPEMSLGDWA from the coding sequence ATGCTATCGGTAGAAAATCTCGGGGTTCACGTTCGCACGGCGGACGGGCGTCTGGCACTGGTCGAGGACATTACATTTTCGTTGGCGGCGGGGCGCACGCTCGGCATCGTCGGCGAGTCCGGGTCGGGCAAATCGATGTTATCGCTGGCGATCATCGGGCTTTTGCCGGGCGGTGTGGAGACGACGGGCCGCGTCATGCTGGACGGCGAGGAATTGACGGCCCTGTCGGAAGCCCAGATGTGCCATCGCCGCGGCAAGAGCATCGGCATGATCTTTCAGGAGCCGATGACGGCCCTGAATCCGGTCATGACCGTGGGCGATCAGATCGCGGAAGGGTTGGTCTGGCACGAGGGGATCACCCGCCGGGCGGCCCGGGCGGTGGCGCTGGACCTGTTGAACAAGGTCGGTCTGCCCGAAGCCTCGCGGCGGCTGGACGATTATCCCCACGAACTGTCGGGCGGCCAGCGCCAGCGTGTCGGCATTGCGATCGCGCTGGCGTGCCGGCCGAAACTGCTGATCGCCGACGAGCCGACGACCGCGCTTGATGTAACGGTGCAGGCCCAGATCCTCGATCTGCTGCATGATCTCGTTAGCGAAATGAATATGGGCCTGATCCTGGTCAGCCACGATCTCGGCGTCATCGCCGAGACGTCGGACGAGACGATGGTCATGTATGCCGGCAGTGCGGTCGAGCGCGGCGCCACGCCGCCGATCTTCGCCAGCCCGGCCCACCCCTATACGCGCGGACTGTTCAAGGCGATGCCGGGCCGTCAGGGACCGCGAGCCGGCCGCATGGCGACGATACCGGGCAGTGTGCCCGACCCTTCCGACCGGCCACCCGGGTGTCGGTTCGCACCCCGATGCCCGTTCGCGATACCGGCCTGTTCGGCCGAATTCCCCGGCTGGTATTCCATTGATGGGGGGCTGGTTGAAGAGGGTTGGCACGCCCGGTGTATCCGACTTGACGACGTTCGGCGCGAGGATGCGCATATCCCGGAAATGAGCCTGGGGGATTGGGCATGA
- a CDS encoding ABC transporter permease: protein MMAVRSRGAGGALWRNPTLAIGGGATLVLVAAAIVSRFWTPADPTAINIPGRLGAPLEAGLFGADHFGRDVASMLMAGAWNSLSIAVIAVALGLSAGVALGTAAAALRGWVDEAVMRIADVTLAFPAVLSAIILGALIGPGVLTAVIAIGVFNIPVFARVARGSALQILSRDYVLAARAAGKGPVLITLHHVLPNIAGLLVVQGTIQLALAILAEAGLSFIGIGLPPPAPSWGRMLSEAQTYLAQAPHLAIFPGLAIAVTVLSLNMLGDGLRDAIDPKLRRRR, encoded by the coding sequence ATGATGGCGGTTCGATCCAGGGGAGCCGGTGGCGCGCTCTGGCGCAACCCGACGCTGGCGATCGGCGGTGGTGCGACGCTGGTTCTGGTCGCGGCGGCGATCGTGTCGCGGTTCTGGACGCCAGCCGATCCGACCGCCATCAACATTCCCGGCCGGCTCGGTGCACCTCTCGAAGCTGGCTTGTTCGGCGCCGATCATTTCGGTCGCGACGTCGCATCGATGCTGATGGCCGGGGCATGGAACTCGCTGTCGATCGCCGTGATTGCCGTCGCTCTTGGGCTTTCGGCCGGCGTGGCACTGGGCACGGCGGCGGCGGCGTTGCGCGGCTGGGTCGACGAGGCGGTCATGCGTATTGCCGATGTGACGCTGGCATTTCCGGCCGTGCTGTCGGCGATCATTCTCGGCGCCCTCATCGGCCCCGGCGTGCTGACCGCCGTCATCGCCATCGGTGTCTTTAATATCCCTGTGTTCGCCCGTGTGGCGCGGGGCTCAGCCCTCCAGATTCTGTCACGGGATTATGTGCTGGCTGCCCGGGCGGCGGGCAAGGGCCCCGTGCTCATTACTTTGCATCACGTTTTGCCGAACATTGCCGGACTGCTGGTCGTGCAGGGGACGATCCAGCTGGCGCTGGCGATTCTGGCCGAAGCGGGGCTCAGCTTCATCGGCATCGGGCTGCCGCCGCCAGCGCCGTCGTGGGGACGGATGCTGAGCGAGGCGCAGACCTATCTGGCGCAGGCGCCGCATCTGGCGATCTTCCCCGGGCTGGCGATCGCTGTGACCGTCCTTTCCCTGAACATGCTGGGCGATGGGCTGCGCGATGCCATCGATCCGAAACTGAGACGGCGGCGCTGA